A region from the Gossypium hirsutum isolate 1008001.06 chromosome A08, Gossypium_hirsutum_v2.1, whole genome shotgun sequence genome encodes:
- the LOC121204980 gene encoding heavy metal-associated isoprenylated plant protein 35, giving the protein MADNQDDSGTLKYKTSVLKVFIHCEGCKKKVKRVLQVIDGVYETTIDSTQHKVTVTGSVDEELLIKKLSKSGKYVEPWPEKAEKKDKKPGKSKNNEKQKDDEGEAGGDDNHDPKKNKSDEKPELAATKDGGSDGSKGQPDGDNQPPAGDQMGGESEEPDTSAAESGGGNGGNKKKKKKGKKDNPGPNGDAPASGEGLSAQALPVSNQAPPIGSSTNPRPPHQPMYPHAPPPMYYGPPLFGVSYTTTHSSSTSSYFATIMHPNAYGPPSPPSDPVHKFNEDDRDYYDDDETGCSIM; this is encoded by the exons aTGGCAGATAATCAAGATGATTCAGGAACACTCAAATACAAG ACATCGGTCTTGAAAGTCTTCATCCATTGTGAAGGCTGCAAGAAGAAAGTCAAGAGAGTTCTTCAAGTTATTGACG GTGTTTATGAGACGACCATAGACTCTACACAGCACAAGGTGACAGTTACTGGCAGCGTGGATGAAGAATTGCTCATCAAGAAACTGTCCAAGTCGGGAAAATACGTCGAGCCTTGGCCAGAAAAGGCTGAAAAGAAAGACAAAAAGCCTGGGAAATCAAAGAACAATGAGAAACAAAAAGATGACGAAGGAGAAGCTGGTGGTGATGATAATCATGACCCAAAGAAGAATAAGTCAGATGAAAAGCCTGAATTAGCCGCCACCAAAGACGGCGGTTCTGACGGTAGCAAAGGCCAGCCTGATGGGGATAATCAGCCTCCAGCAGGGGACCAAATGGGAGGTGAAAGCGAGGAACCAGACACTAGTGCTGCCGAAAGTGGTGGTGGTAATGGAggtaataaaaagaagaaaaagaaagggaagaaAGATAACCCTGGTCCCAACGGTGATGCACCAGCATCAGGTGAGGGTCTATCAGCTCAGGCTCTCCCAGTCTCAAACCAGGCCCCACCTATAGGATCATCAACTAATCCTCGCCCTCCACATCAGCCTATGTATCCACATGCACCACCACCTATGTACTATGGACCTCCATTGTTTGGAGTAAGTTACACCACGACTCATTCTAGCTCTACCTCTTCTTATTTTGCCACTATCATGCATCCTAATGCATACGGACCACCATCTCCACCGTCTGATCCAGTCCATAAATTTAATGAAGATGATCGTGACTACTATGATGATGATGAAACAGGCTGCTCAATCATGtag
- the LOC121204998 gene encoding putative pectinesterase/pectinesterase inhibitor 28, producing MSSSDDAERKKRIAIIVVSSFLLVAVVVAVTVGVSIQEEESDYDDRTTDGNKHAQVTSSKKAIKMICQPTTFKRTCEEQLQQEAGNKTDVKDLIQAAFKAAIKYVEQAQANSTLLRDLEKDEGTRSALDACKILLNSTMSEFNKSLELVDKIEVNTVNKLLGDMKIWLSATISNQQACLDGFEKTKSKTEAGEKMKKFLNITMQLSRNGLAIACELSEQLQQLELAGMFERRRLLQDEDGLPVIGHSDWTSF from the coding sequence ATGTCGAGCTCGGATGATGCTGAGAGGAAGAAGCGGATCGCTATAATTGTGGTCTCCTCTTTCCTCTTAGTGGCCGTGGTGGTGGCGGTGACGGTCGGGGTTAGCATCCAAGAAGAGGAGAGCGACTACGACGACAGAACCACAGATGGGAATAAACACGCTCAGGTTACTTCCTCCAAGAAGGCTATCAAAATGATTTGTCAACCAACCACTTTCAAGAGAACATGTGAAGAGCAGCTCCAACAAGAAGCTGGGAACAAGACGGATGTTAAAGACCTAATTCAAGCGGCGTTTAAGGCAGCCATAAAGTACGTGGAGCAAGCTCAGGCGAATTCCACCCTTTTGAGGGATCTGGAGAAAGATGAAGGGACTAGAAGTGCTTTAGATGCCTGCAAGATTTTGTTGAATTCTACCATGAGCGAATTTAACAAGTCACTTGAACTTGTTGACAAGATAGAAGTTAATACAGTGAATAAATTGTTGGGTGATATGAAGATTTGGTTGAGTGCTACCATTAGTAACCAACAAGCTTGTTTAGATGGGTTCGAAAAAACCAAATCAAAAACAGAAGCTGGGGAGAAAATGAAGAAGTTCTTGAACATCACGATGCAACTCAGTAGGAATGGTCTTGCCATCGCCTGTGAGTTATCGGAGCAACTTCAACAGTTGGAGCTTGCCGGAATGTTTGAACGTCGCCGTCTTCTCCAAGATGAAGATGGACTTCCGGTTATTGGCCATTCTGATTGGACTTCCTTTTAG
- the LOC121204999 gene encoding probable pectinesterase/pectinesterase inhibitor 7, producing MSSNDKQTIYEYATGKRDVKTLTNGKITVKQVVMVSHNGDGQFKTINDAITAMPNVTGDSNEYYVIYIPTGVYEEYISIPKYKQNLVLVGGLSTNPTIISGNRSVGGGSTTFSSATLAVFGKKFIAVDITFRNTAGPSKYQAVAVLNGADQSIFNRCTFEGYRNTLYVHSFRQFYVNCHILGTVDFIFGNAAAVIQESYIHARLPLPTQDDVITAQGRTDPSQNTGISIISSFIRANDDLISNMGFTKYIWEDHGRSIRGRFI from the exons ATGTCTTCTAACGATAAACAAACAATTTATGAATATGCAACAGGGAAAAGGGATGTTAAGACATTaacaaatgggaaaattacagTGAAACAAGTAGTGATGGTAAGTCATAATGGAGATGGCCAATTCAAAACCATCAACGATGCCATCACAGCCATGCCGAACGTTACCGGTGACAGCAACGAATACTATGTGATTTACATACCTACCGGTGTCTACGAAGAGTACATTTCGATACCAAAGTATAAACAGAACTTGGTTTTGGTAGGCGGTCTCAGCACCAACCCCACGATAATCTCCGGAAATCGCAGCGTTGGCGGTGGCTCAACCACATTCAGTTCAGCAACACTCG CTGTCTTTGGGAAGAAATTTATTGCAGTGGACATAACATTTCGAAACACAGCTGGACCGAGCAAGTACCAAGCCGTCGCTGTCCTAAACGGAGCCGATCAATCCATATTTAATAGATGCACGTTCGAGGGATACCGGAATACCTTATACGTCCACTCTTTCAGACAATTCTACGTAAACTGCCATATTTTAGGCACCGTTGATTTCATATTCGGCAATGCGGCCGCTGTGATACAAGAATCTTACATACACGCTCGACTACCGTTGCCAACACAAGACGATGTCATCACTGCTCAAGGAAGGACTGATCCGAGCCAAAACACGGGCATATCGATCATAAGTTCCTTCATTAGAGCCAATGATGATTTAATCTCAAACATGGGATTTACGAAATATATTTGGGAAGACCATGGAAGGAGTATTCGAGGACGGTTTATATGA